One genomic region from Torulaspora delbrueckii CBS 1146 chromosome 4, complete genome encodes:
- the TDEL0D00280 gene encoding branched-chain amino acid aminotransferase (similar to Saccharomyces cerevisiae BAT2 (YJR148W) and BAT1 (YHR208W); ancestral locus Anc_4.389), with protein MMLHRQAISSRMTRMLPSFVRSMATTETPLDASKVKIIKTNTPSKAQPNDQLVFGKTMTDHMLTIEWNRGKGWATPEIKPYAPLSLDPSCCVFHYGFELFEGLKAYRTSDDKISMFRPDMNMKRMNKSAARICLPTFESEELIHLIGKLIQEDKHLVPEGTGYSLYVRPTLIGTTNTLGVSVPDKALLFVICSPVGPYYKTGFKAVRLEATDYATRAWPGGVGDKKLGANYAPCILPQLQAAERGYQQNLWLFGPEKYITEVGTMNVFFAFQNKETGKKELVTAPLDGTILEGVTRDSVLALARENLDPNEWEVNERYFSINEVADRAAKGELLEAFGSGTAAVVSPIKEIGWKGKDISVPLLPGEQSGPLTKQLASWIADIQYGRNKHDNWSQIVAELK; from the coding sequence ATGATGTTACACAGACAAGCTATCAGCAGTCGGATGACGAGGATGCTTCCATCATTTGTCAGGTCGATGGCCACCACAGAGACACCTTTGGATGCATCAAAGGTGAAAATCATCAAGACAAACACCCCATCGAAGGCCCAGCCTAACGATCAATTGGTCTTTGGTAAGACTATGACCGATCATATGTTGACTATCGAGTGGAACAGAGGAAAGGGTTGGGCAACTCCCGAGATTAAGCCTTACGCTCCTTTGAGCTTGGATCCTTCTTGTTGTGTTTTCCATTATGGGTTTGAGCTgtttgaaggtttgaagGCCTACAGAACATCTGATGACAAGATTTCGATGTTCAGACCAGATATGAACATGAAACGTATGAATAAGTCTGCAGCCAGAATCTGTCTGCCTACTTTTGAATCTGAAGAGTTAATTCATTTGATTGGGAAGTTGATCCAGGAGGATAAGCATTTGGTGCCAGAGGGCACTGGCTACTCTTTGTATGTGAGACCAACATTGATTGGTACCACCAACACTTTGGGTGTCAGCGTTCCAGACAAGGCTCTTTTGTTCGTCATCTGTTCTCCAGTGGGTCCTTACTACAAGACTGGTTTCAAGGCCGTGCGTTTGGAAGCCACAGATTATGCTACTAGAGCTTGGCCAGGTGGTGTCGGTGACAAGAAATTGGGTGCCAACTATGCTCCATGTATCTTGCCACAATTGCAAGCTGCTGAGAGAGGTTACCAGCAAAACTTGTGGCTATTTGGCCCTGAGAAGTACATTACTGAGGTTGGTACTATGAACGTGTTCTTTGCCTTCCAGAACAAGGAAACTGGTAAGAAGGAATTGGTTACCGCTCCTCTTGATGGTACCATCCTAGAAGGTGTTACCAGAGACTCTGTTTTGGCACTTGCTAGAGAGAACCTCGATCCAAATGAATGGGAGGTCAACGAACGTTACTTCTCTATCAACGAGGTCGCTGACAGAGCTGCCAAGGGTGAGCTATTGGAAGCCTTTGGTTCCGGTACCGCAGCTGTTGTTTCTCCAATCAAGGAAATTGGATGGAAAGGTAAAGACATCTCCGTCCCATTGTTGCCAGGCGAGCAGAGTGGTCCATTGACTAAGCAACTCGCTAGCTGGATCGCAGATATCCAATACGGTAGAAACAAGCATGATAACTGGTCCCAAATCGTTGCCGAGTTGAAATAA
- the FAU1 gene encoding 5-formyltetrahydrofolate cyclo-ligase (similar to Saccharomyces cerevisiae FAU1 (YER183C); ancestral locus Anc_4.388), whose product MSAKQLLRKSVKALLRQVPRGVIESQSKAIADALIPLLGDAKNIACFMSMENGEVDTQYVLKQLFERGSAVYLPRCTSTRETGHVSLRESKKHHMHLTFHRMTSWQQVTEMVPQGKYQLREPPKEDPAPLPAKLDVMLVPAVAFCLQNGARIGHGAGFYDDFFQRYQLQHNGSKPLLIGLSLVEQIVDTIPVEPHDWQMDCIVSGDGEVSWVNR is encoded by the coding sequence ATGAGCGCTAAACAGCTGCTGAGAAAGAGCGTCAAGGCCCTGCTGAGGCAGGTTCCTCGAGGTGTGATAGAATCCCAGTCGAAGGCGATAGCAGATGCATTGATCCCGCTATTGGGGGATGCCAAGAATATAGCATGCTTTATGAGTATGGAGAATGGGGAAGTGGATACGCAATATGTGTTGAAGCAGCTATTTGAACGAGGATCGGCCGTTTACCTACCTCGATGCACTTCGACTAGGGAGACGGGCCATGTGTCTTTGAGGGAGTCTAAGAAGCACCATATGCATCTGACATTTCATAGGATGACTTCATGGCAACAAGTGACGGAAATGGTACCGCAGGGCAAATATCAGTTGCGGGAACCTCCAAAGGAAGACCCTGCTCCCTTACCTGCTAAACTAGACGTCATGTTGGTACCGGCGGTTGCATTTTGTTTGCAGAATGGAGCTAGAATTGGTCATGGAGCCGGATTCTATGACGATTTTTTCCAGAGGTACCAACTGCAGCATAATGGTAGTAAACCACTCCTGATCGGGCTCTCTTTAGTCGAACAGATCGTTGATACTATCCCAGTGGAGCCGCATGACTGGCAAATGGACTGCATTGTCAGTGGGGATGGCGAAGTCAGTTGGGTGAACCGTTGA
- the FMP10 gene encoding Fmp10p (similar to Saccharomyces cerevisiae YER182W; ancestral locus Anc_4.387): MLRGLGARLIRRQYATAAEQAAKQFVVRPKQTPRRWVPWTIFGVSFLTGWMVTEHMTFTDLMAYWRYDSLPQTSEEVKKYKLELYNRSEQLPVVKQLQQAGYMEVFPDRSKEVLLIDRALSTPGGVAIPPRFFYNPFTKETVGVYHLGMKLTGYPFIVHGGILATVMEDLMRESVKFIRSKEGEMTKDLSISYKFPTFANQFVVIRTTKVEEFGKNIKLNVEVTDQSGNRQLVNGRGTFIA; the protein is encoded by the coding sequence atgctTAGAGGGTTGGGAGCTAGACTAATTAGGAGACAGTATGCTACAGCTGCTGAACAGGCTGCAAAACAGTTTGTGGTGAGGCCAAAGCAGACACCAAGGAGATGGGTGCCCTGGACCATCTTTGGAGTAAGCTTTCTAACAGGATGGATGGTTACAGAACATATGACGTTTACGGATCTTATGGCTTACTGGCGTTACGATTCGCTGCCCCAGACATCAGAGGAAGTCAAGAAGTACAAGCTGGAACTGTACAACCGTAGTGAGCAACTCCCTGTGGTCAAACAGTTACAGCAAGCTGGATACATGGAAGTGTTTCCGGATAGATCTAAGGAAGTGCTGTTGATTGATAGGGCCCTCAGTACCCCTGGAGGAGTTGCAATACCACCAAGATTCTTCTACAACCCTTTCACTAAAGAGACTGTGGGGGTTTACCACCTTGGAATGAAATTGACTGGTTACCCATTTATCGTTCATGGCGGGATCCTAGCGACAGTAATGGAGGACCTCATGAGAGAAAGCGTGAAGTTCATCAGGTCGAAAGAGGGTGAGATGACCAAGGATTTGTCGATATCGTACAAGTTCCCAACTTTTGCAAACCAGTTCGTCGTTATTAGGACTACTaaagttgaagagttcGGTAAGAACATAAAGTTGAACGTCGAAGTAACAGACCAAAGTGGTAACAGACAGCTTGTCAATGGTCGTGGCACCTTTATCGCTTAA
- the SET5 gene encoding S-adenosylmethionine-dependent methyltransferase (similar to Saccharomyces cerevisiae SET5 (YHR207C); ancestral locus Anc_4.386), with the protein MHLKIETLTLNDSAHQLADKSINPRAQQICDDVVLLWKEEPATEDLDIIELHKRILLRHPEWHISHHTLQQVLTRHNLYATDEAELEVYSSLVEFPDVSGAIQTLGLPKNVELIETGDEKGRGLFAKKEIRQGELILGESGPLAAIPPIDKLSLIQAGKVCSLCGNSLGHSDHFVMMNGLDCNGCGAVWCNRNCKKTDVTHASLKHVKGKGSLTNASGWAKFEKSCMENVFVAAYSVGVIYATSAVSKADENHVLQHFRSLAQVSQRARKQVSDSTNVGGTFDASSGAVTSEDPEPMWQQAYEYFKEAFPKSEDIDFESFLTYVGKFNLNQISGQIYPIYSFINHDCEPNVRYEIDDKLRLKVFARKPIKAGEELLTTYVNPLHGVKLRRRELRVNWGFLCQCERCTKELTKRTVREKSSHLAVPLHSSNDSSRRKSSMRNARPDLKELLKNGKEFDLEIPEQIGFPQRRRTSVRFDNNVTVAVEE; encoded by the coding sequence ATGCATTTGAAGATAGAAACACTGACTCTCAATGACTCAGCTCATCAGCTGGCTGACAAAAGTATCAATCCTCGAGCTCAGCAGATATGTGACGACGTGGTACTGCTGTGGAAGGAGGAGCCGGCTACTGAGGATCTAGATATTATCGAGCTACACAAGAGGATACTTCTGCGACATCCTGAGTGGCATATATCGCACCATACGCTTCAGCAGGTACTTACCAGACACAATCTTTATGCCACTGATGAAGCAGAGTTAGAAGTTTACAGCTCTCTGGTGGAGTTTCCAGATGTCTCTGGAGCTATACAGACGCTGGGTCTGCCGAAGAATGTGGAACTGATTGAAACTGGAGACGAGAAAGGTCGAGGTTTATTtgcgaagaaagaaattcGCCAAGGTGAGCTAATCCTAGGAGAGTCAGGTCCGCTGGCAGCAATTCCACccattgataaattgtCATTGATACAGGCGGGCAAAGTTTGCTCACTTTGCGGGAACTCTCTGGGCCATAGCGATCATTTtgtgatgatgaatgggCTCGATTGTAATGGATGCGGTGCTGTATGGTGTAATCgaaattgcaagaagaCAGACGTAACTCATGCCTCATTGAAGCATGTCAAGGGTAAAGGATCGCTCACTAACGCTTCCGGATGGGCAAAATTCGAAAAATCTTGCATGGAGAACGTATTTGTTGCTGCGTATTCAGTGGGTGTTATCTATGCTACAAGTGCTGTCAGTAAAGCCGATGAAAACCACGTCTTGCAACACTTCCGCTCGCTAGCACAAGTCTCACAAAGAGCTAGGAAGCAGGTCAGTGATTCGACCAATGTTGGCGGTACATTTGACGCTTCAAGTGGGGCTGTCACTTCAGAAGACCCAGAACCTATGTGGCAGCAGGCGTATGAATATTTTAAGGAAGCATTCCCAAAGAGCGAAGacattgattttgagagTTTTCTGACTTACGTGGGTAAATTCAACCTCAATCAGATCTCTGGTCAAATCTATCCAATCTattctttcatcaatcatGATTGTGAACCAAACGTACGTTACGAAATCGACGATAAGCTACGACTCAAAGTTTTTGCGAGAAAACCAATCAAAGCGGGTGAAGAGCTGTTGACGACCTACGTCAATCCATTACATGGCGTTAAACTTCGGAGAAGAGAGTTAAGAGTTAATTGGGGATTTTTGTGTCAATGCGAAAGATGCACTAAAGAGCTCACAAAAAGAACAGTCAGAGAGAAGTCGAGCCATCTTGCTGTCCCACTTCATAGCAGTAACGATAGTTCGCGGCgtaaatcttcaatgagAAACGCTAGACctgatttgaaggaattgctgaaaaatggaaaagaatttgaccTTGAAATCCCAGAACAAATTGGCTTTCCCCAGAGGCGCAGGACATCGGTAAGATTTGATAACAATGTAACAGTAGCAGTAGAGGAATAA
- the TDEL0D00320 gene encoding uncharacterized protein (similar to Saccharomyces cerevisiae SKN7 (YHR206W) and HMS2 (YJR147W); ancestral locus Anc_4.385) — protein MNVNSSSGTELSRPSTGVSMATVASNLKTPSNDFVRKLYGILERCEYPDIVRWTETGESFVVLDTGKFTTQILPNHFKHSNFASFVRQLNKYDFHKVKKTPEERQTSQYGELSWEFKHPFFTIHNEEALDNIKRKTTVQKKILLDDSTVLLKPNEQHGLHDNSAVNLILANSVTKDKFNLLKRRVDRLQKELELAKEEKYAAKLEFQKLNSKYNTIVESLITFKSVNDNLMTGFNQLCSMLSSRGFEVPQPFYDQMNRGGNLSKGALNEHKPQKSFDLDTAAASMVPGTMPLAAPSHPSGAAPGDLSLPLAHITASKPPGGLDTNDTSVLKEGFHVLLVEDDAVCIQLCSKFLRKYGCTVEVVTDGLSAISTLEKFRYDLVLMDIVMPNLDGATATSIVRSFDNHTPIIAMTGNIEDQDLITYLQHGMNDILAKPFTKDDLHSMLIRYLKDRVPLVKQQEERERTGDPPQTQPQSQPGSQPQSQPGSAPQTRSHSITQIRPQLQSHQSMQSIEESVSQPSSTVSESDVNALIEDEPLLKKQRVQLKE, from the coding sequence ATGAACGTCAACAGCAGTAGTGGAACGGAGTTAAGCCGACCAAGTACAGGAGTATCAATGGCGACTGTTGcttcgaatttgaagaccCCATCTAATGATTTTGTCCGTAAGCTATATGGCATCCTTGAAAGGTGCGAATACCCAGATATTGTCCGCTGGACAGAGACCGGAGAGAGCTTTGTTGTGCTTGACACCGGAAAGTTCACCACTCAAATACTACCGAATCATTTCAAGCACTCCAACTTCGCTAGTTTTGTTCGTCAACTGAACAAGTATGATTTCCACAAGGTTAAGAAAACGccagaagaaagacaaaCCTCACAATATGGCGAATTAAGTTGGGAGTTCAAGCATccttttttcactattcATAATGAGGAGGCTCTCGATAATATCAAAAGGAAGACTACAGtacagaagaagattttgttAGATGACAGCACCGTTCTTTTGAAGCCAAACGAACAACATGGTTTACATGATAATTCAGCTGTGAACCTTATACTAGCAAACTCAGTAACTAAGGATAAattcaatcttttgaaaagacgGGTCGATCGTTTGCAAAAGGAGTTGGAACTTGCgaaggaagagaaataCGCGGCCAAGTTGGAATTCCAGAAACTCAACTCCAAATACAATACTATCGTGGAGAGCTTAATCACCTTTAAAAGTGTTAATGATAATTTAATGACTGGCTTCAACCAATTGTGCTCCATGTTGTCAAGTCGGGGATTTGAAGTGCCACAGCCCTTTTACGACCAAATGAATCGTGGCGGGAATCTGAGCAAAGGCGCATTAAATGAACACAAACCTCAaaaatcttttgatcttgataCTGCAGCTGCGTCAATGGTCCCAGGAACGATGCCTTTGGCAGCACCCTCTCACCCATCAGGAGCAGCCCCAGGTGACCTTTCACTTCCATTGGCGCATATTACGGCCAGTAAGCCACCAGGAGGTCTCGACACAAACGATACTTCCGTGCTGAAGGAAGGGTTTCATGTTTTACTTGTTGAGGACGACGCAGTTTGCATTCAGTTGTGCTCTAAGTTCTTAAGAAAGTACGGCTGTACTGTGGAAGTGGTGACTGATGGTCTCTCAGCCATTTCAACTCTGGAAAAATTTCGATACGATTTGGTGCTTATGGATATTGTTATGCCCAATTTAGATGGTGCCACAGCGACTTCAATAGTACGAAGTTTTGATAATCACACGCCTATTATCGCAATGACAGGTAATATCGAGGATCAAGATCTAATAACATATTTACAGCATGGCATGAATGACATACTTGCTAAACCATTCACCAAGGATGATCTACATTCTATGCTAATCCGCTATCTCAAAGATAGAGTACCATTGGTTAAGCAAcaggaagaaagagaacGCACAGGTGATCCCCCTCAAACTCAGCCGCAATCACAACCAGGATCTCAGCCTCAGTCACAGCCGGGTTCAGCACCGCAAACACGATCCCATTCGATAACTCAGATAAGACCTCAGTTGCAAAGTCATCAATCAATGCAATCGATTGAAGAGAGTGTTTCGCAGCCGTCCTCAACAGTATCAGAAAGCGATGTGAATGCTCTGATAGAAGATGAACCGTTACTGAAGAAGCAACGAGTGCAACTGAAAGAATGA
- the SCH9 gene encoding serine/threonine protein kinase SCH9 (similar to Saccharomyces cerevisiae SCH9 (YHR205W); ancestral locus Anc_4.384) — MNFFGSKSSSANTDESDSKSSSTSGNNSTVGRNAGFFPNFTSQTATPTTAVSQSAYAMGTTGILSEDVLAHMKAMNDGTPGPPGINASSVTPGNSSTGTVPLGDSHSAKGPRAATQAAKKPVDHLAPNHHDMASSTLGKQVGNHNIDSANLEAGVPRGTLTVTIVEAKGLLTASMQSQPYVVCTFESSEFISNGPESVDNKQSHNVEGWNRKDLKKHRPLYTHRSSSHLNKLNDEKQEGNDVNSSNPIWHHETTFDVLGDRSELDISVYDAVHDDMFLGQVRLRPSIHSISRASQCQWHTLQSRVIDENIAGEILIKWHYTSTKKSHYGPQDFEVLRLLGKGTFGQVYQVKKKDSKRIYAMKVLSKKVIVKKNEIAHTIGERNILVRTASKSCPFIVGLKFSFQTPADLYLVTDFMSGGELFWHLQKEGRFSEDRAKFYIAELVMALEYLHDNDIVYRDLKPENILLDANGNIALCDFGLSKAELKDRTNTFCGTTEYLAPELLLDETGYTKMVDFWSLGVLIFEMCCGWSPFFAEDNQKMYQKIAFGKVKFPRDVLSPEGRSFVKGLLNRNPRHRLGAVDDGRELRAHPFFADIDWNALRDKKIPPPFKPHLNSETDTSNFDPEFTQASTSYMNKHQPLAATPLSPGMQAKFAGFTFVDESAMDDHYNTAYNNRKFLQTSYFMEPGSFIPGNPNLPPDEDVIDDHADDDDGGFSVGKGAHGSQVDYEGDQHMDDEFVSGKFEI; from the coding sequence atgaacttttttGGATCAAAGTCATCGTCTGCTAACACCGATGAAAGCGATAGTAAGAGCAGTTCTACGAGTGGCAATAACAGTACTGTAGGTAGAAATGCGGGCTTCTTCCCCAATTTCACTTCACAAACTGCTACTCCTACTACTGCGGTTAGTCAGAGTGCTTATGCCATGGGCACGACCGGAATTTTATCTGAGGACGTTTTGGCACATATGAAGGCAATGAACGATGGAACACCAGGCCCGCCAGGGATAAATGCCTCCTCTGTCACTCCTGGTAACAGTAGTACAGGTACGGTTCCACTGGGTGATTCACACTCTGCGAAGGGGCCTCGTGCAGCTACACAGGCAGCTAAGAAACCAGTTGATCATCTAGCTCCAAACCATCACGATATGGCCTCTAGCACTCTTGGAAAACAAGTTGGTAATCATAATATAGACTCAGCTAATTTGGAAGCAGGTGTCCCAAGAGGAACTCTGACGGTGACAATTGTCGAGGCTAAGGGTTTACTAACTGCATCTATGCAATCCCAACCGTATGTTGTTTGTACCTTTGAGAGCTCGGAATTTATCTCTAATGGGCCTGAATCAGTAGACAATAAGCAGAGTCATAACGTAGAAGGATGGAACCGTAAGGACTTGAAAAAACATAGACCTTTGTACACCCATAGGTCATCATCCCATTTGAACAAGCTCAATGATGAGAAGCAAGAAGGCAACGACGTTAATAGCTCAAACCCTATCTGGCATCATGAGACCACTTTCGATGTTCTTGGTGACCGCTCAGAATTAGACATATCAGTTTATGATGCGGTTCATGACGATATGTTCCTGGGACAGGTGAGACTACGCCCAAGTATTCACAGCATATCTAGGGCCTCTCAATGTCAGTGGCATACTTTACAAAGCAGAGTTATAGATGAAAACATCGCAGGAGaaattctcatcaaatGGCATTATACATCGACCAAAAAGAGTCATTATGGACCTCAAGACTTCGAAGTCTTGAGATTACTCGGAAAAGGTACTTTTGGCCAAGTTTATcaagtcaagaagaaggactCAAAGAGGATTTACGCGATGAAAGTTTTGTCCAAGAAAGTTattgtcaagaagaatgaaattgCACATACCATTGGCGAACGTAACATTTTGGTTAGAACAGCCTCCAAGTCATGCCCATTCATTGTGGGGTTGAAATTCTCTTTCCAAACACCAGCGGATCTGTACCTAGTGACCGATTTCATGAGTGGTGGTGAGCTGTTCTGGCACTTGCAGAAAGAGGGTAGATTCTCTGAAGATAGGGCCAAATTTTACATTGCCGAGTTGGTGATGGCTCTGGAATACCTTCACGACAATGACATCGTTTACAGAGATTTGAAACCGGAGAATATCCTGTTGGATGCGAACGGTAACATTGCTCTTTGTGACTTCGGTCTATCCAAGgctgaattgaaagatcgGACAAACACTTTTTGCGGAACTACTGAATACTTAGCACCAGAATTGCTGTTGGACGAGACTGGATACACTAAGATGGTGGATTTTTGGTCGCTAGGTGTTCTAATATTCGAGATGTGCTGTGGTTGGTCTCCATTCTTTGCAGAAGACAACCAAAAGATGTATCAAAAGATTGCCTTTGGTAAGGTGAAATTCCCTCGTGATGTGCTGTCGCCTGAAGGTCGTTCATTTGTGAAAGGTTTGCTGAACAGAAACCCAAGACATAGACTTGGGGCAGTCGATGATGGGCGTGAACTGAGAGCTCATCCGTTTTTCGCCGATATCGATTGGAATGCACTCAGAGATAAGAAGATACCACCACCTTTCAAGCCACATCTAAACTCCGAAACTGACACATCGAATTTCGACCCAGAATTTACTCAGGCCTCCACCTCATATATGAACAAACATCAGCCGCTAGCGGCCACACCACTTTCTCCAGGTATGCAGGCGAAGTTTGCTGGCTTCACGTTCGTGGACGAGTCCGCCATGGATGATCATTATAATACAGCCTACAACAATCGGAAATTTTTACAAACGTCGTATTTCATGGAACCTGGCTCCTTCATCCCAGGGAATCCAAATCTACCTccagatgaagatgtcaTAGACGATCATGCAGACGACGATGATGGTGGATTCTCTGTCGGGAAGGGCGCTCATGGCAGTCAAGTTGACTATGAAGGCGATCAACATATGGACGACGAGTTCGTTAGTGGTAAATTCGAAATATGA